TTTATCCCTTACACCTTTTTCAACAGCTATTTCGTGTAGCTTCTTCATATTTTCTATATGAACGTCGTTATGCGTTACTATCATGGAAGCTAAAACTGCTTGTGCACCAACTTCTATTGCTGCATCTATAATTTTTTCTGGTGGAACAGAGGTACCAAGATAAACGTAAGATATTCCATATTTTTCAATACCTCCATGTTTTATATCGAGGATTTCCCTTATCCCTATGTTGTGTTCATCATTACCAATAGTTCCCGCAACGATTTTAACTTTCTGTTTACTAAAGAATTCAAAAAGTTCTTCATCGCTCATAACTTCTGTTTTCTTCGGCAATTCTAATTCATCTTTTTTTATAAAAAATGGAACCTTTGCTTTCAATTCAAGGTAAGTACCTTCTGAAGGGTGTAAAATACTTTTTCCTATAACTTGGATTTCTTCCAAACCCATTTTATTACATATTTCTATAGCGGCTGCTTCTGCATATGCTTGCGGTTCTGGTATGGTCATATCCAATTGTATCCATCCATCATAGCTCCATTCAACTTCTGGCTTTATAAGGTTTTGTTCCTTATATTCTTTAACTTCTGAAAGTCTTTTTTCAACATTATCATTTTCATCTAATTCATCTATAAATTGTATCTTTTCTCTATTGTGTAAAGTGCAACCATCGATTAAGTCGCAAGGTTTTTCTATGTCTTTAGGTAAATTGTTGTATCCAAAATGTTCACAAACTGGTGCCATATAATCGTTATCTCTAGGGACAACAGTTGCAGCTGCAATTCCTCCATTTTTCGGTCTTGCAATTCCGTCTCCCGCTCTTTCCGGGTAGTATCCGTTATCAACAAACATTCCATTTTCAAGAGCCTCAAAATATCCTCCCATTTCAATTATCTCTTCTAACATAAGGATTGCTCTCATTTTAAGCTCTCTTACTTCTTTTTTTATATTTTCTTCGTTAATTTTTACGTAATTTTTAATTCCATCCATTGATATTAAAGTATGTTTTGCAGTTTCAATACCTCGTATTGAATTAATATGCCAAGGTACGTTACGTCCTTCATCTGGAGTTATAGTTGATTGAATATCTGCAGAAGTTAATCTTGAAATTGCGGTGTTTAAAACATGTATTCTTGTTGCATCAAATAAATCTGATTCAATGTATCTTGTGTTCATTTGAGATCTAAATTTGTAGTCTTTAAATAGTTCTCTTAAAGTTACAGCATAAACCAAATTTATTCTAAATTCAGGTGCAGGGGATACAACAGGAGGAACAGTAGATAAAGCAATATTTTCTTTTTTCATTCCTACTTTAACAGAATAAAGTGAGTTTATAGCATGTTGAACAAGAAGTTCGGGCATCACGTTTCTTGATTTTTTAGCAGATGCATTTGCGTTGTGTGCTCCATCAATTTGAAGCATATTTACCGATGCCATTATTTTTTTTGCAACAGCCGCATCTACAAAAGAACGAATAGGGTTGATTCCTCTGTAAAGAATGTTGTACTGAGGGTCTTGATGAGCTCCATTTACTCCTTCTTCGGCAAATAAAACGGCTATTTCAGGTCCAGCAACACCTGACACATAGCTATGAAAATTAATTTCTCTTCCTACTTCTTCTTCTATTAAATCGAGAGCTTTTCTTGTAGCTCTTAGTTGTTTTCTTGTTATAGGAATTCCTCCGATTCCTTCTGGAGTTCCTTCAATTAGTCCGTCAATGTGGCTTTGTCCTAAAGTTCTTATAACCATTATGTGGTCAGCTCCATGCCATGCTGCCATTCTCATTCTTCTAATATCTTCTTCAAATCTTCCGGAAGCAATTTCTGAGGTAATTATGGTTTCGGGTTGAGGGTCTATGTTGTCAAAATAATGTGAAGCAGGTAAAGGAACGGAGTTTTTTAAATCTTCGCTTATTTGATAATATTCAAAATCGCTTTTTTTAGTACCTTCTGGAAGTTTTTTTCTCCATGTCCATCCCTTCCTTTTAGGTACGTAATTTTTTAAGTCTTTTAATATTTCTTCGATTTTAATCTTCTCATTCGGATTTAATTTCATGAGCATCGCCACCTTTAAAGATACTTTGTGCTTCATCCCAATAGTTACCTTTTAATAGTTCTTCTCCTGCTTTCATGACGTCAATATTTTTCAATTTGGCTATTTGGTATACAATATTTCCGGCTCCTTTTGATAAGAGTCCTACTTCTAAAATTTTATCTACAAGAGCCTTTGCTTGTAATGAGTTAAATCCCATTCTTAATAAAACAGATCTTTCAATAGAGGGAGAAGTATGTGTTTTGGCTAATTCAATTAGAGGATCAACTACTTGAGCAACCAATTTCCAAAAATATTCATCGAGTTCTTCGTTCGTCATATTTTGTAACTTTATTGATCTTTCTTTAAAATCATCAATTCTCTCTTTCATAAAAACCTCCTTAATTCTAATTTTTTTACTCACTTTAGAAATTTTAAAAACTGTTTTTTCTGTATATTTTATTGTTAAATTTTTTATAAAACGCCTCAATGACTCTAATCCTTACTAACTATGAATTTTTTAATTTTTTAGCTACGCGTAACAAAGGAAGGGAGAGAGGGCTCTGCCCTGAACCCGTTATAAATTCAAAAGCTTATTTTTTATAAAATTCTTATTCCTAAAGGACATATTATTATGTTTTTAATCCAAAAGGACTTTATCTATTAAATCCTTTACAATTTTTTTATTTTCCCTTATATCCTCAGCTATAAAATCAATTTCTTTTTGGGTGAAAGTATTTTTATTCCATCTTTTAACAATTTCTTTTACATAAGATTCTTTTAATTGAAACATAGGAATTTCTATATAACCTATTTGTGAAGGGTGTTTTGGTATTACTATTCTTTTACCAGGTTTATCTTCTTTTATTGGATCTCCTATTTTTATTTCTATCCCGTTTTGTTTTGCAAACGTCAGCTGCGCACTTGGTAGTTTTCCTGCTCCGGTATATTCGGTTTCATTTACAACTATAACTTCGTCTTCGTTCATTTCCTTTGCTATTGCGAAAGCAGCAGCTAAAGAAGTATTACCTGCAGGACCTCTTTGAATACCTTCAAGTTTTGCAAGTAGCTCAGTAATATAAAAAACCTCTCCTTGGGTAACGAGTACGTATCGATCCATATATCTTAATACACGTGCAGCGTTTCTGGGTACATCTGATCTATCTGGGAATACCGCAAAAGGTATTCCAAAACCAGTATGCCCAGTCGTAAAGGATTTTCTATTAAAGTCTCTATCTGAAGCCATGTGAAGCCCTCTTAAATCTACACTTGCTCCAATTATTTTTGTATTTGTTGCACCGGCTTTTCTCAATCCTCTTGCTGTTCCTGTTGTTAAACCTCCTCCTGCATGTGTACTAACCACAACTTCTGGGAATTTACCAATCATTTTTTTGGTCTGTGAAGCTATCTCCCAGCCTAAGGTTTCGATACCTGCTATACCAAACGGAGAATACAAAGAAGCATTGAAAAAACCTGTTTCATCAAGTAACAACAACGTATAATAAAAAAGTTCTGGACCGACACTTACTTGAACCACTTCACTTCCATAAGCTGCACAAGCTCTTTCTTTTTCTAAGATTTCTGGTTGCCCAATACCTTTTGAATCAAAACATTCTTGAACAATAATCGATTTTAATCCTCTTTTGGCAGCTTGAGAAGCTACTGCAGCACCATAATTTCCGCTTGTTGCAGCTATAACCCCTTTGTATCCCATTTCTTTAGCTTTATAAACGCTTATAGAGGCTCTTCTGTCCTTAAAAGAACCCGAAGGATTAGTTTGCTCATCTTTTATAAAAATTCTTGCGCCTTTCCCTTTTTCAGATAGTTTTTTTACAAGTTTGTTTATGTTTTTCAATTCTATCAATGGAGTTTGACCTACTCCAGTTTCTTGTTGTATTTTTTGTATTTCTTCAATAGAGTAACCTGCGTCTTGCATCATTCTTTCATAGTCGAAAGCAATCCCTTCTATTTCGTATTGGTTATAATCAACTCCCACAGATTTTTTAATTATTTCTACTTGTCTTTGCATTATTGATTCGTAAGATTTACTCATCTACATCACCTATTTTTAAGATATCGCTATTAATATGCAAAAGTTCTGGTATAGGCTCTCCAAAATTATGTTCATATCTTGGATTTATCTTTTCTAATCTTCCTTTAATTAATCTTCCAATTGGTGTTTTTATTGTAACAATTTCATTTAATTCGGCTTCTTTATCTTCTAGGAAACCTTTAATTCTAATTTCAAGTGGAAGTTTCTTAGTATCATCTGGTAGATGCTCTGATCTTTCTTCTGGATTTAAAGCAATAAAGTGGATTTGTACCCAATCACCTTTTTTTGCTTGCATTTTATATGCTCCTCCTTTAATAAATTTCTCCGATCAGTGATCTAGGAACAGGTAAATC
This is a stretch of genomic DNA from Petrotoga sp. 9PWA.NaAc.5.4. It encodes these proteins:
- the oraE gene encoding D-ornithine 4,5-aminomutase subunit OraE, giving the protein MKLNPNEKIKIEEILKDLKNYVPKRKGWTWRKKLPEGTKKSDFEYYQISEDLKNSVPLPASHYFDNIDPQPETIITSEIASGRFEEDIRRMRMAAWHGADHIMVIRTLGQSHIDGLIEGTPEGIGGIPITRKQLRATRKALDLIEEEVGREINFHSYVSGVAGPEIAVLFAEEGVNGAHQDPQYNILYRGINPIRSFVDAAVAKKIMASVNMLQIDGAHNANASAKKSRNVMPELLVQHAINSLYSVKVGMKKENIALSTVPPVVSPAPEFRINLVYAVTLRELFKDYKFRSQMNTRYIESDLFDATRIHVLNTAISRLTSADIQSTITPDEGRNVPWHINSIRGIETAKHTLISMDGIKNYVKINEENIKKEVRELKMRAILMLEEIIEMGGYFEALENGMFVDNGYYPERAGDGIARPKNGGIAAATVVPRDNDYMAPVCEHFGYNNLPKDIEKPCDLIDGCTLHNREKIQFIDELDENDNVEKRLSEVKEYKEQNLIKPEVEWSYDGWIQLDMTIPEPQAYAEAAAIEICNKMGLEEIQVIGKSILHPSEGTYLELKAKVPFFIKKDELELPKKTEVMSDEELFEFFSKQKVKIVAGTIGNDEHNIGIREILDIKHGGIEKYGISYVYLGTSVPPEKIIDAAIEVGAQAVLASMIVTHNDVHIENMKKLHEIAVEKGVRDKLLLIVGGTQITNDLAVSNYMDAGFGRGTKGNHVATFLAKKLKEKLE
- a CDS encoding ornithine aminomutase subunit alpha, which translates into the protein MKERIDDFKERSIKLQNMTNEELDEYFWKLVAQVVDPLIELAKTHTSPSIERSVLLRMGFNSLQAKALVDKILEVGLLSKGAGNIVYQIAKLKNIDVMKAGEELLKGNYWDEAQSIFKGGDAHEIKSE
- the ortB gene encoding 2-amino-4-oxopentanoate thiolase subunit OrtB: MSKSYESIMQRQVEIIKKSVGVDYNQYEIEGIAFDYERMMQDAGYSIEEIQKIQQETGVGQTPLIELKNINKLVKKLSEKGKGARIFIKDEQTNPSGSFKDRRASISVYKAKEMGYKGVIAATSGNYGAAVASQAAKRGLKSIIVQECFDSKGIGQPEILEKERACAAYGSEVVQVSVGPELFYYTLLLLDETGFFNASLYSPFGIAGIETLGWEIASQTKKMIGKFPEVVVSTHAGGGLTTGTARGLRKAGATNTKIIGASVDLRGLHMASDRDFNRKSFTTGHTGFGIPFAVFPDRSDVPRNAARVLRYMDRYVLVTQGEVFYITELLAKLEGIQRGPAGNTSLAAAFAIAKEMNEDEVIVVNETEYTGAGKLPSAQLTFAKQNGIEIKIGDPIKEDKPGKRIVIPKHPSQIGYIEIPMFQLKESYVKEIVKRWNKNTFTQKEIDFIAEDIRENKKIVKDLIDKVLLD
- the ortA gene encoding 2-amino-4-oxopentanoate thiolase subunit OrtA is translated as MQAKKGDWVQIHFIALNPEERSEHLPDDTKKLPLEIRIKGFLEDKEAELNEIVTIKTPIGRLIKGRLEKINPRYEHNFGEPIPELLHINSDILKIGDVDE